A window of the Capsicum annuum cultivar UCD-10X-F1 unplaced genomic scaffold, UCD10Xv1.1 ctg2974, whole genome shotgun sequence genome harbors these coding sequences:
- the LOC107876951 gene encoding uncharacterized protein LOC107876951, translating into MAPNVANSTTSSVDADVVSVVNPSSPLYLLSSDSSGTIFVTTPFNGTGYGSWHRGMLLRLSCKNKLGMINGSIPKPFATDPHFQACIRCNDMVVARILNSLDKEIRKIVMYTESVEILWKEVECRFGQASGTKIFQIRKELSSISQGSSSVASYFKRIKKFWDQLSFSITYPDCTYGCKDGFLKLEEEQRVH; encoded by the coding sequence ATGGCTCCGAATGTTGCAAATTCTACTACTTCTAGTGTAGATGCTGATGTGGTTTCCGTTGTTAACCCTTCATCTCCATTATACCTCCTATCATCTGATTCTTCTGGCACAATTTTTGTTACCACGCCCTTTAATGGGACAGGTTATGGAAGTTGGCATCGAGGAATGTTGTTACGGTTATCCTGTAAAAACAAACTAGGTATGATCAATGGTTCCATTCCTAAGCCTTTTGCTACTGATCCACATTTTCAAGCATGTATTAGGTGTAATGATATGGTGGTAGCACGGATTCTAAACAGTCTAGATAAGGAAATTAGGAAAATTGTGATGTACACTGAATCTGTGGAGATTTTATGGAAGGAAGTTGAATGTAGATTTGGTCAGGCTAGTGGTACCAAAATTTTCCAAATCAGGAAAGAACTTTCTTCAATTTCCCAAGGATCCTCGAGTGTTGCTTCCTACTtcaaaagaattaagaaattctgGGATCAATTGTCTTTCTCCATTACCTATCCTGATTGTACTTATGGGTGTAAGGATGGTTTTCTCAAGTTAGAAGAGGAGCAGAGAGTTCATTAG